In Pedobacter heparinus DSM 2366, the following are encoded in one genomic region:
- a CDS encoding co-chaperone GroES, whose amino-acid sequence MALNLKPISGTANRVIVEPAAAEEKTASGIYIPDTAKEKPSKGTVVSVSEEDSEGKKPAVKVGDVVLYGKYGGTELPIDGKDYLIMRESDIYAIVG is encoded by the coding sequence ATGGCTTTAAACCTTAAACCAATTTCAGGTACAGCAAACAGAGTTATTGTTGAACCTGCTGCGGCAGAAGAAAAAACAGCTTCAGGAATCTATATCCCTGACACTGCAAAAGAAAAACCATCAAAAGGAACTGTTGTTTCGGTTTCGGAAGAAGATTCAGAAGGTAAGAAACCAGCAGTTAAAGTGGGCGATGTAGTGCTTTATGGCAAATATGGCGGCACAGAACTTCCTATTGACGGTAAAGACTATTTGATCATGCGCGAAAGCGACATCTACGCTATCGTAGGATAA
- the secG gene encoding preprotein translocase subunit SecG, giving the protein MLFLIILLIIVCVALGLFVLVQNPKGGGLATGGAGSNMFGVQRTGDVLEKGTWVLLTLIVVITLSITTIAKSGGSSTGGASKIQEHLDKTPTPSPIGNRTAPAAAPVATDTTKK; this is encoded by the coding sequence ATGCTTTTTTTAATTATTTTATTGATCATTGTTTGTGTTGCTTTAGGGCTGTTTGTTTTGGTACAAAATCCTAAAGGTGGTGGTCTGGCTACCGGTGGTGCGGGCAGCAATATGTTTGGTGTTCAACGTACAGGTGATGTACTGGAAAAAGGCACCTGGGTTTTATTAACTTTAATTGTTGTGATCACCTTATCTATTACCACAATTGCAAAATCGGGAGGTTCATCTACCGGCGGCGCATCAAAAATCCAGGAACACCTGGACAAAACCCCAACACCATCTCCGATAGGAAACAGAACGGCACCAGCTGCTGCTCCTGTTGCTACAGATACCACAAAGAAATAG
- a CDS encoding LptE family protein has product MKKVLILLLLPFVLSGCKIALNGASIPAEMKTVNVLVFENNAPLVVPYLSSQFTEELKTRIRNQTSLSITQNDAHAVFSGNISGYSISPVAIQDNNAPTAGANRLSIRVNVKYTNNLNPKLSFEESFERFKDFKLQGQSLQSIEQGLIKDVTAQLTEDIFNRAFANW; this is encoded by the coding sequence ATGAAAAAAGTATTGATACTGTTGCTTTTACCTTTCGTACTTAGCGGGTGTAAAATAGCGCTGAACGGGGCTTCCATTCCGGCAGAGATGAAAACCGTTAACGTCCTTGTTTTTGAAAACAACGCACCTTTGGTTGTCCCTTATTTAAGTTCACAGTTTACAGAGGAGCTGAAAACAAGGATCAGAAACCAGACCAGCCTGAGCATTACACAGAATGATGCCCATGCCGTTTTTTCGGGCAACATTTCGGGTTACTCCATAAGCCCGGTTGCCATACAGGACAACAACGCACCAACAGCAGGTGCCAACAGGCTCAGCATCAGGGTAAATGTAAAGTACACCAATAACCTTAACCCTAAATTGAGTTTTGAGGAGTCTTTTGAACGCTTTAAAGACTTTAAACTACAGGGACAAAGCCTGCAGAGCATAGAACAGGGGCTGATCAAAGACGTAACCGCACAGCTCACTGAAGACATTTTTAACCGTGCATTTGCAAATTGGTAG
- a CDS encoding sigma-54 interaction domain-containing protein has protein sequence MDIQDIKNRFGIIGGSPLLNRAIDIARQVAPTDMSVLITGESGSGKEVFSHIIHQMSTRKHGAFIAVNCGAIPEGTIGSELFGHEKGSFTGAHEARKGYFEVANGGTIFLDEVAELPLGTQARLLRILESGEYLRVGSSKVQKTDVRIIAATNVDVYNRVKSGKFREDLYYRLNTVPLRIPALHERKEDIYLLFRKFSADFSDKYRSPGIQLEPDAIQMLSNYSWPGNVRQLKNIAEQICVLEKDRNVTAAALLNYIPNESGSNLPMAISNGGSKDDFSERDILYKVLFDMKKDMMELKKLVAEIIQSGGNTSHVIADNPHYINQLYQDVDQTMNHEATLTIKNPLQNSPSEYNYTQDAEEVEESLSLIDKESDLIKKALKKHKGKRKFAAQELGISERTLYRKIKELNLN, from the coding sequence ATGGATATACAGGACATTAAAAACCGTTTCGGGATTATAGGAGGCTCTCCGCTGCTGAACCGGGCAATAGATATAGCCAGACAGGTTGCACCAACCGATATGTCTGTATTGATTACCGGCGAAAGTGGTAGTGGTAAAGAGGTTTTCTCTCATATTATCCATCAGATGAGCACCCGGAAACATGGGGCATTTATTGCCGTAAACTGCGGTGCCATACCGGAAGGAACCATAGGCTCGGAATTGTTTGGTCATGAAAAAGGTTCTTTTACCGGTGCTCATGAAGCCCGTAAGGGTTATTTTGAGGTGGCCAATGGAGGTACGATCTTTTTAGATGAAGTGGCAGAATTGCCATTAGGCACCCAGGCGCGTTTACTCAGGATATTAGAAAGTGGCGAATACCTGAGGGTAGGATCGTCAAAAGTACAAAAAACAGATGTACGGATCATTGCAGCCACCAACGTAGATGTATACAACAGGGTAAAATCGGGTAAGTTCCGTGAAGACCTTTACTACAGGCTAAACACGGTTCCTTTGCGGATCCCTGCACTGCATGAACGTAAAGAAGACATTTACCTGCTGTTCAGAAAGTTTTCTGCCGACTTTAGCGATAAGTATAGAAGTCCGGGTATACAGCTGGAGCCGGATGCCATACAGATGCTGAGCAATTACAGCTGGCCCGGAAACGTAAGGCAGCTGAAAAATATAGCCGAACAGATCTGCGTGCTTGAAAAAGACCGGAACGTAACCGCAGCAGCCCTGCTGAACTATATCCCTAATGAAAGCGGGAGCAATCTGCCAATGGCGATCAGCAATGGTGGCAGTAAAGATGATTTTTCTGAACGGGATATTCTTTACAAGGTGCTTTTTGACATGAAAAAGGACATGATGGAACTGAAAAAACTGGTTGCTGAAATTATACAAAGCGGGGGCAATACCTCTCATGTGATTGCCGACAATCCACATTACATCAATCAGCTTTACCAGGATGTGGACCAGACAATGAACCATGAGGCGACCCTGACCATTAAAAACCCTTTACAAAACTCCCCCTCAGAATATAACTATACGCAGGATGCAGAGGAAGTTGAAGAATCATTGTCGCTGATCGACAAAGAATCAGACCTGATCAAAAAAGCTTTAAAAAAGCACAAGGGCAAGCGCAAATTTGCTGCACAGGAGCTGGGTATCTCGGAACGTACATTATACAGGAAAATTAAGGAACTGAACTTAAACTAG
- the miaB gene encoding tRNA (N6-isopentenyl adenosine(37)-C2)-methylthiotransferase MiaB, producing the protein MIDLQLTDKKHDEARQGEALVTAAPLVRNGRKLYIESYGCQMNFADSEIVASILLDQGFETTGDYKEADVVFINTCSIRENAEQRVRNRLSQFGAEKRRNPKLIVGVLGCMAERLKSKFLEEEKLVDVVVGPDAYRELPQLLNEVESGHKAINVLLSREETYADISPVRLNGNGITAFISIMRGCDNMCSFCVVPFTRGRERSRDPHSILAEAQDLFDRGYKEVTLLGQNVDSYKWKGAATDENREAQEIEVNFAQLLEKVALISPELRVRFSTSHPKDITDEVLYTIAKYENICNYIHLPVQSGSTRVLELMNRTYTREWYINRIDAIRQIIPDCAISSDIIAGFCTETEEEHQETLSIMDYVGYDFAFTFSYSERPGTLAARKLEDDVPEEVKKRRLAEILAKQQETSLFRLQQFVGKTVKILVEGTSKKSDRDFCGRNDQNAMVVFPATAGIKAGQYVNVHIDRCTSATLLGTVVVQEEAAV; encoded by the coding sequence ATGATTGATTTACAGCTGACAGATAAGAAACACGATGAAGCACGACAAGGAGAGGCTTTGGTTACAGCGGCACCTTTAGTGCGCAATGGCAGGAAGCTGTATATTGAAAGTTACGGTTGCCAGATGAATTTTGCGGACAGTGAAATTGTTGCATCGATTTTATTAGACCAGGGATTTGAAACTACGGGCGACTATAAAGAAGCGGATGTGGTGTTCATTAATACCTGTTCAATCCGGGAAAACGCAGAACAAAGGGTACGCAACAGGCTGTCGCAGTTTGGCGCAGAGAAGCGCAGAAACCCAAAGCTTATTGTTGGGGTACTGGGCTGTATGGCCGAACGCCTGAAATCTAAATTTCTGGAAGAAGAAAAACTGGTGGATGTGGTGGTTGGCCCTGATGCTTACCGCGAACTTCCGCAATTGCTGAATGAAGTTGAAAGCGGTCATAAGGCCATTAATGTCCTTTTATCACGTGAGGAAACTTATGCAGACATCAGTCCGGTCCGCTTGAACGGAAATGGCATTACGGCCTTTATTTCAATTATGCGGGGTTGCGACAACATGTGTTCCTTTTGCGTGGTGCCTTTTACAAGGGGCCGTGAAAGAAGCCGTGACCCACACTCTATACTTGCCGAAGCGCAGGACTTATTTGACCGTGGTTATAAAGAAGTGACTCTGCTGGGACAGAATGTAGACTCTTACAAATGGAAGGGTGCCGCTACTGATGAAAACAGGGAAGCGCAGGAAATTGAAGTGAACTTTGCCCAGCTGCTGGAAAAAGTTGCACTGATCAGTCCTGAACTCCGGGTCAGGTTTTCTACCTCACACCCTAAAGACATTACAGACGAGGTGTTATACACCATTGCCAAATACGAAAACATTTGTAACTATATCCACCTGCCGGTACAATCGGGCAGTACACGGGTACTGGAACTGATGAACCGGACTTATACACGAGAATGGTACATCAACAGGATAGATGCCATCAGACAGATTATACCTGATTGTGCCATTTCTTCGGATATCATTGCCGGATTCTGTACGGAAACAGAAGAAGAACACCAGGAAACACTCAGTATCATGGACTATGTGGGCTATGATTTTGCCTTTACTTTCAGCTATTCGGAAAGACCAGGAACACTGGCCGCCAGAAAACTGGAGGACGATGTTCCTGAAGAAGTAAAAAAACGCAGGCTGGCAGAAATTTTAGCTAAACAACAGGAAACTTCTTTGTTCCGTTTGCAACAATTTGTTGGAAAAACTGTTAAGATTTTGGTAGAAGGTACCTCTAAAAAATCTGACAGGGATTTCTGTGGCAGAAATGATCAGAATGCAATGGTTGTTTTCCCTGCTACTGCAGGAATTAAAGCCGGGCAATATGTAAATGTGCATATTGACCGTTGTACCTCTGCAACACTTCTTGGAACTGTAGTGGTACAAGAAGAGGCAGCAGTTTAA
- a CDS encoding sugar 3,4-ketoisomerase produces MASLINLKTFTDKRGNLTVIERAVPFDIKRIFYIYGVDDSERGGHRHHKTIQAAICIRGNCTIYNDNGRDECTFVLDSPDKCLLIRPEDWHTMYDFSEDAILMVLASEYFDANDYISTPYVYQYSRV; encoded by the coding sequence ATGGCATCTTTAATTAACTTAAAAACATTTACGGATAAGCGTGGCAACCTTACCGTTATCGAAAGGGCTGTACCTTTTGATATCAAAAGGATCTTTTACATTTACGGGGTGGATGATTCTGAACGCGGTGGCCACCGCCATCATAAAACGATACAGGCCGCCATTTGTATTCGTGGTAATTGTACCATTTATAACGACAATGGCCGGGATGAATGCACTTTTGTGCTGGATTCGCCCGACAAATGTCTGCTCATCCGGCCGGAAGACTGGCATACCATGTACGATTTCAGTGAAGATGCCATTTTAATGGTATTGGCTTCAGAATATTTTGACGCAAATGATTACATCAGCACACCTTATGTTTATCAATACAGCAGAGTATGA
- a CDS encoding CHRD domain-containing protein: MSKNITGGLEWKVIAVCILLCGLGCKKIDGIADTKIKPPVRTYVVTARIDKKGTNSNSEGTAVLKGTYDEGTKALSYTLEYKDLVPQVITLRSGAKGSVGTLIQEIYKKSTEKEASLPIKGGFTLSPLQERNLLKGQWFVAIGTLTLNPEISGILTLKQK, encoded by the coding sequence ATGAGCAAAAATATAACAGGTGGACTTGAATGGAAAGTTATAGCGGTGTGTATACTGTTGTGTGGACTGGGTTGTAAAAAAATAGACGGTATAGCGGATACGAAGATCAAACCCCCTGTCAGAACTTATGTAGTAACAGCAAGAATTGATAAAAAAGGCACCAATAGCAATTCTGAAGGTACAGCGGTACTTAAAGGCACTTATGATGAAGGTACGAAAGCGTTAAGCTATACCTTGGAATACAAAGATCTGGTGCCGCAGGTCATCACCCTTAGAAGCGGAGCTAAAGGGTCGGTTGGAACTTTGATACAGGAAATTTATAAAAAAAGCACTGAAAAAGAGGCTTCATTGCCTATAAAGGGGGGCTTTACATTGAGTCCTTTACAGGAACGTAATTTATTGAAAGGGCAATGGTTTGTTGCTATAGGCACTTTAACGTTAAATCCTGAAATTTCGGGCATACTTACACTAAAGCAAAAATAA
- a CDS encoding RNA polymerase sigma factor, producing the protein MEREYARLNEEDQKLVNAIVQRDKKLFEVLYKKYYQQLFAVAYRYVGQAEIAEEIVHDVFITIWNKADQLNIQHSMKSYLFKSIVNSSLNFIKKEKVQAEKQQVYMAIVDKETADEPDTDREEALLKDLAQALELLPDKCRQVMYLSRFGKLKQQEIATQMNISIKTVKNHLTYGFQKLREQLEKRKHIAIVLFLLLNILTP; encoded by the coding sequence ATGGAAAGGGAGTATGCGCGTCTTAATGAAGAAGATCAAAAGCTGGTTAACGCAATTGTGCAGCGCGATAAAAAGCTGTTTGAAGTGCTCTATAAAAAATATTATCAGCAGTTATTTGCTGTGGCCTACCGCTATGTAGGCCAGGCAGAAATTGCAGAAGAGATTGTTCATGATGTGTTTATAACTATATGGAATAAAGCAGATCAGTTAAATATTCAACATTCAATGAAAAGTTATTTGTTTAAATCGATCGTAAATTCATCCCTGAACTTTATTAAAAAAGAGAAGGTCCAGGCAGAAAAACAGCAGGTATATATGGCCATAGTAGATAAAGAAACTGCTGATGAACCGGATACGGATAGGGAGGAAGCACTGCTTAAAGACCTTGCACAGGCACTGGAACTGCTGCCCGATAAATGCAGACAAGTGATGTACCTGAGCCGTTTCGGGAAACTGAAACAACAGGAGATTGCCACACAGATGAACATCTCCATTAAAACAGTGAAAAATCACCTCACTTACGGTTTTCAAAAGTTAAGGGAACAGCTTGAGAAACGAAAACATATTGCAATTGTGCTGTTCCTGCTTTTAAACATTTTAACGCCTTAA
- a CDS encoding FecR family protein, whose product MKQFETNEELIYALIIDDLDGSITAENKLLLEQWRTADADHEKTYQDFLDVQTGMDKLYKKNGYDPQESWKSLDKKITLLEDDRFAAVKPLRHKGIWYKVAAAVLLICGLGYYFIVQNGYVVISTAGNAAITRIVLPDGTEVNLNAATKIRYNKNNFAGDRKLELLTGEVFIHVVSHTSSRFRVDLGDIEAEDIGTSFNVIRNDDKIAVVVEEGKVALKHLDLNREILLTAGKLGVYDTKRKMLVAADNLNVNYKAWVDKDFIFQEVPVDQVAEQLEKVYQIPIDIKGALKDRKLTARLHYQTLDSALAVISASLQCKVIKEKDTYVLSDN is encoded by the coding sequence ATGAAGCAATTTGAAACTAATGAAGAATTGATATACGCCCTGATCATTGATGATCTGGATGGATCAATTACAGCCGAAAATAAGCTGCTCCTGGAACAATGGAGAACCGCTGATGCGGACCATGAAAAAACTTATCAGGATTTTCTAGATGTACAGACAGGTATGGATAAACTGTACAAAAAAAACGGATATGACCCACAGGAATCCTGGAAATCGCTGGATAAAAAAATAACCCTGCTGGAGGATGACCGTTTTGCAGCGGTTAAACCCTTGCGCCATAAGGGTATATGGTATAAAGTTGCGGCCGCTGTGCTGCTTATTTGTGGATTGGGGTATTATTTTATAGTACAAAACGGGTATGTGGTGATCTCGACCGCCGGGAATGCGGCAATAACCCGTATTGTTTTGCCCGATGGCACAGAAGTAAACCTCAATGCAGCAACAAAAATAAGGTACAATAAAAATAATTTTGCAGGCGACAGAAAGCTCGAACTGTTAACCGGAGAAGTATTTATTCATGTGGTAAGCCATACTTCATCCCGTTTCAGGGTTGATTTAGGGGACATTGAAGCCGAAGATATTGGCACAAGTTTTAATGTGATCAGAAATGATGATAAAATAGCTGTAGTTGTTGAAGAAGGAAAAGTGGCTTTAAAGCACCTGGATTTAAACCGGGAAATCCTGTTAACTGCCGGAAAACTTGGTGTATATGATACAAAAAGAAAAATGCTGGTTGCGGCCGATAATTTAAATGTAAACTATAAAGCCTGGGTAGATAAGGATTTTATTTTTCAGGAAGTTCCGGTGGATCAGGTTGCAGAGCAGCTGGAAAAGGTATATCAGATCCCTATCGATATCAAAGGAGCGCTGAAAGATAGAAAGTTAACAGCAAGGTTACATTATCAAACTTTAGATAGTGCACTTGCCGTAATTTCCGCATCTTTGCAATGCAAAGTAATAAAGGAAAAGGACACTTATGTTTTATCGGATAATTAG